Proteins found in one Xenopus laevis strain J_2021 chromosome 1L, Xenopus_laevis_v10.1, whole genome shotgun sequence genomic segment:
- the cirbp.L gene encoding cold-inducible RNA-binding protein A isoform X1, producing the protein MSDEGKLFIGGLNFETNEDCLEQAFTKYGRISEVVVVKDRETKRSRGFGFVTFENVDDAKDAMMAMNGKSVDGRQIRVDQAGKSSGERRGGYRGGSSGGRGFFRGGRGRGGGDRGYGSSRFDNRSGGYGGSSGSRDYYGSGRSQGSYGDRSGGSYRDSYDSYATHE; encoded by the exons ATGTCTGACGAAGGAAAACTCTTTATTGGTGGTCTGAATTTTGAAACCAATGAGGACTGCTTGGAGCAAGCATTTACCAAATATGGACGGATTTCTGAAG tgGTTGTGGTGAAAGATCGGGAAACCAAGAGATCAAGAGGCTTTGGCTTTGTTACATTTGAGAATGTTGATGATGCCAAGGATGCTATGATGGCAATGAATGGAAAG TCTGTGGACGGTCGTCAAATCCGCGTTGATCAGGCTGGCAAGTCATCTGGGGAAAGGCGAGGTGGTTACAGAGGTGGCTCTTCTGGAGGCAGAGGCTTCTTCCGTGGAGGCAGGGGCCGAG GTGGTGGAGACAGAGGATATGGAAGCAGCCGTTTTGACAACAGAAGTGGCGGTTATGGTGGTAGCAGTGGATCCAGGGATTACTATGGCAG TGGCAGGAGTCAAGGCAGTTATGGTGATCGTTCTGGAGGTTCCTACAGGGATAGTTACGACAGCTATG CTACACACGAGTAA